Proteins from one Streptomyces genisteinicus genomic window:
- a CDS encoding tyrosine-type recombinase/integrase: protein MKLNSLPVSELMEPDVVRRALDALSRKIDGESAAAKTALRKRSAFSEVLGTAVEKGYFAENSLAKVKWQAPGASEAVDPACVPNPTQVGRLLTAVGEQQGRGPHLEAFFGCMYYAAMRPAEVIHLQISQCHLPNGGWGMLNLSGGVVTAGKEWTDDGSVHEVHSLKRRAVKATRPVPIPPPFVRTLRNHVDRFGVAPDGRVFRNAAGGYVDAAAYGKTWERARKKVLAPDEQPTLLAKRPYDLRHAGISFWLHSGVDPAECARRAGQGIQVLFPYYAKFLDGLQEHSNRLIEESMQEWSRRSEDSSPSG from the coding sequence ATGAAGCTGAACTCCCTGCCCGTCAGTGAGCTGATGGAACCAGACGTCGTGCGCAGGGCGTTGGACGCGCTCAGCCGGAAGATCGACGGAGAGTCCGCCGCGGCGAAGACCGCCCTACGGAAGCGATCTGCCTTCAGCGAGGTCCTCGGAACTGCCGTCGAAAAGGGATACTTCGCGGAAAATTCGCTCGCAAAGGTCAAGTGGCAGGCTCCTGGGGCGAGCGAGGCAGTGGACCCGGCCTGCGTGCCGAATCCGACCCAGGTTGGGCGCCTGCTGACCGCCGTTGGCGAACAACAGGGCCGCGGCCCGCACCTTGAGGCGTTCTTCGGCTGCATGTACTACGCGGCGATGCGTCCGGCGGAGGTCATCCACTTGCAGATCTCACAGTGCCATCTGCCGAACGGCGGCTGGGGCATGCTCAACCTGAGCGGAGGTGTCGTCACGGCCGGCAAGGAGTGGACGGACGATGGCTCGGTCCATGAAGTGCACTCCTTGAAGCGGCGAGCCGTCAAGGCCACGCGTCCCGTGCCGATACCGCCGCCGTTCGTGCGCACACTGCGAAATCACGTCGATCGCTTCGGCGTGGCGCCGGACGGCCGAGTGTTTCGCAACGCGGCTGGCGGCTACGTTGATGCAGCGGCCTACGGCAAGACGTGGGAGCGAGCCCGTAAGAAGGTCCTGGCTCCCGATGAGCAGCCGACGCTGCTCGCCAAGAGGCCCTATGACCTCCGGCACGCCGGAATCTCGTTCTGGCTGCACTCCGGCGTGGATCCTGCCGAATGCGCGCGCCGGGCCGGCCAGGGCATCCAAGTGCTCTTCCCGTACTACGCCAAGTTCCTGGACGGTCTTCAGGAGCATTCCAACCGGCTCATCGAGGAGTCGATGCAGGAGTGGAGCCGGCGCAGCGAGGACAGCAGCCCCTCGGGCTGA
- the adh gene encoding aldehyde dehydrogenase: MTRYAKPNTDGAVVSYESRYDHWIGGEYVAPARGQYFENPSPVDGRPFTEIARGTAEDVEKALDAAHAAAPAWGRTSAAERAGILLKIADRMEANLEQLAVAETWDNGKPVRETLAADIPLAIDHFRYFAGAVRAQEGSLGEIDDDTVAYHFHEPLGVVAQIIPWNFPILMATWKLAPALAAGNAVVLKPAEQTPASIHVWLSLVADLLPPGVLNVVNGFGVEAGKPLASSPRVAKIAFTGETTTGRLIMQYASENIKPVTLELGGKSPNIFFDDISLADDDMRDKALEGFTMFALNQGEVCTCPSRALIQRGHYGEFLEAGIARTEAIVSGHPLDTATMIGAQASNDQLQKILSYLDIGQQEGAKILTGGQRIEHGGELAGGYYVQPTVFEGDNRMRVFQEEIFGPVVAVTSFSDFDDAISTANDTLYGLGAGVWTRDANTAYRAGRAIQAGRVWTNCYHAYPAHAAFGGYKQSGIGRETHKMMLDHYQQTKNLLVSYSPKKLGFF; the protein is encoded by the coding sequence ATGACGCGTTACGCGAAGCCGAACACCGACGGCGCGGTCGTCTCGTACGAGTCCCGTTACGACCACTGGATCGGCGGGGAGTACGTCGCGCCCGCCCGCGGGCAGTACTTCGAGAACCCGAGCCCGGTCGACGGCCGCCCCTTCACCGAGATCGCACGGGGCACCGCGGAGGACGTCGAGAAGGCCCTGGACGCCGCGCACGCGGCGGCGCCCGCCTGGGGCAGGACGTCGGCCGCGGAGCGGGCCGGGATCCTGCTGAAGATCGCCGACCGGATGGAGGCGAATCTGGAGCAGCTCGCCGTGGCCGAGACGTGGGACAACGGCAAGCCGGTGCGCGAGACGCTGGCGGCCGACATCCCGCTCGCCATCGACCACTTCCGCTACTTCGCGGGCGCGGTGCGGGCCCAGGAGGGCTCGCTCGGCGAGATCGACGACGACACGGTCGCGTACCACTTCCACGAGCCGCTGGGCGTGGTGGCGCAGATCATCCCGTGGAACTTCCCGATCCTGATGGCCACCTGGAAGCTGGCACCGGCGCTGGCGGCGGGCAACGCGGTGGTGCTGAAGCCGGCCGAGCAGACCCCGGCGTCGATCCACGTCTGGCTGAGCCTCGTGGCGGACCTGCTGCCGCCCGGTGTGCTCAACGTCGTCAACGGATTCGGCGTCGAGGCGGGCAAGCCGCTGGCCTCCAGCCCTCGCGTCGCGAAGATCGCGTTCACCGGGGAGACCACGACGGGGCGGCTGATCATGCAGTACGCCTCCGAGAACATCAAGCCCGTCACCCTCGAACTCGGCGGCAAGTCGCCCAACATCTTCTTCGACGACATCTCCCTCGCCGACGACGACATGCGCGACAAGGCCCTGGAGGGCTTCACGATGTTCGCCCTCAACCAGGGCGAGGTGTGCACCTGTCCGTCCCGGGCACTGATCCAGCGCGGCCACTACGGCGAGTTCCTGGAGGCGGGCATCGCCCGTACGGAGGCCATCGTCTCCGGCCACCCCCTCGACACCGCCACGATGATCGGCGCGCAGGCCTCCAACGACCAGCTGCAGAAGATCCTCTCGTACCTGGACATCGGCCAGCAGGAGGGCGCCAAGATCCTGACGGGCGGTCAGCGCATCGAGCACGGCGGCGAACTGGCGGGCGGCTACTACGTCCAGCCGACGGTCTTCGAGGGCGACAACCGGATGCGCGTCTTCCAGGAGGAGATCTTCGGCCCCGTGGTGGCGGTGACCTCGTTCTCGGACTTCGACGACGCCATCTCCACCGCCAACGACACCCTCTACGGCCTCGGCGCGGGGGTCTGGACCCGCGACGCCAACACCGCCTACCGCGCGGGCCGCGCGATCCAGGCCGGCCGCGTCTGGACCAACTGCTACCACGCCTACCCGGCACATGCCGCCTTCGGCGGCTACAAGCAGTCGGGCATCGGCCGCGAGACGCACAAGATGATGCTGGACCACTACCAGCAGACGAAGAACCTGCTAGTCAGCTACTCACCGAAGAAGCTCGGGTTCTTCTAG
- a CDS encoding GAF domain-containing protein, with translation MSDTWVALEAGADPAERSAALRRAHDAYLTAGRVELPVRPEVADSWRRSAHARVSPEGLAGVELHGDDLGAYRDAHALARVMPVIRELTGAYARDGEHLVAVCDAHGRLLWVEGPAATRARADTMNFVPGARWAETAAGTNAPGTAIAVGRPVQVFAAEHFRRHVHAWTCAAAPIHDPATGRVLGAVDITGGDRLAHPHSLAFVGAVARAAESQLALLAPPAPDPCARLTALGRDEALLTAGSRRLRLSRRHSEIVTVLAGRPEGIGGDELLVELYEDESVTPVTLRAELSRLRRLLGPDVLRSRPYRLALPVEADFDTVARRLAAGALTGALGAYAGPLLPRSQAPVVARLRERLADGLRAALIARGDPALLADWAYSAWGGDDLPVWHALASALPRSQRAPALARAAALDAWQRS, from the coding sequence GTGAGCGACACATGGGTGGCCCTGGAGGCCGGAGCCGATCCGGCCGAGCGGAGCGCGGCGCTGCGCAGGGCCCACGACGCGTACCTGACGGCCGGCCGCGTCGAGCTGCCGGTGCGTCCCGAGGTCGCCGACTCCTGGCGCCGTTCCGCGCACGCCCGGGTCAGCCCCGAGGGGCTGGCCGGGGTGGAGCTGCACGGAGACGATCTCGGCGCCTACCGCGACGCCCACGCCCTCGCCCGGGTGATGCCCGTCATCCGGGAACTCACCGGCGCCTACGCCCGGGACGGCGAGCACCTCGTGGCGGTCTGCGACGCGCACGGGCGGCTGCTCTGGGTGGAGGGCCCGGCCGCGACGCGCGCCAGGGCCGACACCATGAACTTCGTACCGGGCGCCCGCTGGGCCGAGACGGCCGCGGGGACGAACGCGCCGGGCACCGCGATCGCCGTCGGCCGGCCGGTGCAGGTCTTCGCCGCCGAGCACTTCCGCAGGCACGTCCACGCGTGGACGTGCGCGGCCGCGCCCATCCACGACCCGGCGACCGGCCGGGTGCTGGGCGCCGTGGACATCACCGGCGGGGACCGGCTCGCCCACCCGCACAGTCTGGCGTTCGTCGGGGCCGTCGCCCGCGCCGCGGAGTCCCAGCTGGCGCTCCTCGCACCGCCCGCACCCGACCCGTGCGCCCGGCTCACCGCTCTGGGCCGGGACGAGGCCCTGCTCACCGCCGGGAGCCGCCGGCTGAGGCTGTCGCGCCGGCACAGCGAGATCGTCACCGTGCTGGCCGGCCGGCCGGAGGGCATCGGCGGCGACGAACTCCTGGTGGAGCTCTACGAGGACGAGAGCGTCACACCGGTGACCCTGCGCGCGGAGCTGTCGCGGCTGCGCCGGCTGCTGGGTCCCGACGTGCTGCGCTCACGCCCGTACCGGCTCGCGCTGCCCGTCGAGGCGGACTTCGACACGGTGGCGCGCAGGCTGGCGGCGGGCGCGCTGACCGGCGCGCTGGGAGCCTACGCGGGGCCGCTGCTGCCCCGGTCCCAGGCACCGGTGGTGGCCCGGCTGCGCGAGCGGCTCGCGGACGGGCTGCGCGCCGCCCTGATCGCCCGTGGCGATCCGGCGCTCCTCGCCGACTGGGCCTACAGCGCGTGGGGAGGCGACGACCTGCCCGTCTGGCACGCGCTGGCGTCCGCGCTGCCGCGCTCCCAGCGGGCGCCGGCACTGGCACGGGCGGCCGCGCTGGACGCCTGGCAGCGGTCGTGA
- a CDS encoding N-acetylmuramoyl-L-alanine amidase, with product MDRRNLLRGAAATAAAGFLLPAPHSPAAAAPRAAADFPAAEWTPAAASNRTASTRPTAYPVQYVVVHVTQETYADTLSIFKDPARKVSAHYVVRSSDGHVAQCVQERDIAWHAGNWDYNTRSIGIEHEGWVDRPAYFTHALYERSAALTAYVCDRYGIPKDRAHIIGHHEVPGATHTDPGPLWDWSRYIRLVNFA from the coding sequence ATGGACCGCAGAAACCTGCTCCGGGGCGCCGCGGCGACGGCCGCCGCCGGCTTCCTGCTCCCGGCCCCCCACTCCCCCGCGGCCGCCGCGCCGCGGGCGGCCGCGGACTTCCCCGCCGCGGAGTGGACCCCGGCGGCGGCGTCCAACCGCACGGCGTCGACCAGGCCGACGGCGTACCCCGTCCAGTACGTCGTCGTCCACGTCACCCAGGAGACGTACGCGGACACCCTGTCCATCTTCAAGGACCCCGCCCGCAAGGTGTCCGCGCACTACGTGGTCCGCTCGTCCGACGGCCACGTCGCCCAGTGCGTGCAGGAGCGCGACATCGCCTGGCACGCCGGGAACTGGGACTACAACACCCGCAGCATCGGCATCGAGCACGAGGGATGGGTGGACCGGCCGGCCTACTTCACCCACGCGCTGTACGAGCGCTCCGCGGCGCTCACCGCGTACGTGTGCGACCGCTACGGCATCCCGAAGGACCGGGCCCACATCATCGGCCACCACGAGGTGCCCGGCGCCACGCACACCGACCCCGGGCCCCTGTGGGACTGGAGCCGGTACATCCGCCTGGTGAACTTCGCCTGA
- a CDS encoding SWF or SNF family helicase, whose protein sequence is MNHHDHDDYEQRGDHDGRRTAAGPEGGGVLTFEALPPARGRGFAETWWGQAWLKALEDSALEGEQLKRGRRQARAGAVGALTVRPGRVTAVVRDRDGTAYRGDVLLPVLDDEEWDRFLAVAVERAGHIAALLDHDMPPHLVEDAAAAGVDLLPGIGDLEPECSCDAWDLCPHTAALCYQVARLLDRDPFVLLLLRGRAERRLLDDLQSRSAARAAAPAGPADDVPGPLPSVRADEAFAAQGILPALPDAPPLPDGAGPPPALDTQTPPAPGVDPDALEFLAGDAAARALVLLAQALGPGHAERPPSPALTADQDAVRMAAAAPPPSVAARLAAATGRSPAALERAARAWRHGGAAGLAVLETDFAPGEAELARATAALESAWDGLGADSGRPRLRAAGTSRWTVVGEHLQLRLGPDGSWWPYRRERSAWVPAGPPSPDPATALASAAGLDREPDGAEEDAREAGGA, encoded by the coding sequence ATGAACCACCACGACCACGACGACTACGAGCAGCGCGGCGACCACGACGGGCGGCGGACGGCGGCCGGACCCGAGGGCGGCGGGGTGCTCACGTTCGAAGCGCTGCCCCCGGCGCGGGGACGCGGCTTCGCCGAGACCTGGTGGGGCCAGGCGTGGCTGAAGGCCCTGGAGGACTCCGCGCTCGAAGGCGAGCAGCTGAAGCGGGGCCGGCGGCAGGCACGGGCGGGCGCGGTGGGCGCGCTCACCGTCCGCCCGGGGCGCGTCACCGCGGTGGTGCGCGACCGGGACGGGACGGCGTACCGCGGCGACGTGCTGCTCCCGGTCCTCGACGACGAGGAGTGGGACCGCTTCCTCGCGGTCGCGGTGGAACGGGCGGGGCACATCGCGGCGCTGCTCGACCACGACATGCCGCCGCACCTGGTGGAGGACGCGGCCGCCGCCGGGGTCGACCTGCTACCGGGCATCGGGGACCTGGAGCCCGAGTGCTCGTGCGACGCGTGGGACCTGTGCCCGCACACGGCGGCGCTCTGCTACCAGGTGGCCCGGCTGCTGGACCGGGATCCTTTCGTGCTGCTGCTGCTGCGCGGGCGCGCGGAACGGCGGCTGCTCGACGACCTCCAGTCGCGCAGCGCCGCGCGGGCCGCCGCCCCGGCCGGACCCGCGGACGACGTCCCCGGTCCCCTGCCGTCGGTCCGGGCGGACGAGGCGTTCGCCGCGCAGGGCATCCTGCCGGCGCTGCCCGACGCGCCGCCGCTGCCGGACGGGGCGGGGCCGCCGCCCGCGCTGGACACCCAGACGCCTCCGGCGCCCGGCGTCGACCCGGACGCACTGGAGTTCCTGGCCGGGGACGCGGCGGCCCGGGCCCTGGTGCTGCTCGCGCAGGCACTCGGACCCGGCCACGCCGAACGGCCGCCGTCGCCCGCGCTCACCGCGGACCAGGACGCGGTGCGGATGGCGGCGGCCGCCCCGCCGCCCTCGGTCGCGGCCCGGCTGGCGGCCGCGACCGGGCGCTCGCCGGCCGCCCTGGAGCGGGCGGCCCGCGCCTGGCGCCACGGCGGGGCGGCCGGACTCGCCGTCCTGGAGACGGACTTCGCGCCCGGCGAGGCAGAGCTGGCGCGGGCGACGGCCGCGCTGGAGTCGGCGTGGGACGGCCTCGGCGCCGACTCCGGACGCCCCCGGCTGCGGGCCGCGGGCACGTCGCGCTGGACCGTGGTCGGCGAGCATCTGCAGTTGCGGCTGGGTCCGGACGGGAGCTGGTGGCCGTACCGCAGGGAGCGCTCGGCCTGGGTGCCCGCGGGCCCGCCCTCGCCCGACCCGGCGACCGCCCTCGCGTCGGCAGCGGGGTTGGACCGGGAGCCGGACGGCGCGGAGGAGGACGCCCGGGAGGCGGGAGGCGCCTGA
- a CDS encoding DEAD/DEAH box helicase, which yields MHRHPSAPPPPPVATPLAPTAVEALAALPSLFLPGDPARTGRIAFLLPGDTPGASGARGPGPDGVPAGPVERLTVVTGDGLATAEADALLLSVADALPVLTRARVCPGASPASAFWGAAAVLALQLAARGLLLPGLSGAERDAWRMGPLAPEDLGRLRRLAASMPPSAHAVPLDADAEPLLMPEPERLLRDFADAVADALPRSPAAPAAAGSPAYAAAEPQHVPGHRDWAADIAAGHDAGVRLSLRIEVRGIDAAGTAEGTGTGTAEGAGDTSTGTGTTGDTVPSFRAVVQVHSVADAAVVADAADLWSGTGAAAAAFGPRARLDALLALRRGAHAWPPLAPLLHAAVPDAVELADEEVADLLRGAAKALAAAGLQVHWPRHLARGLTAHAVVGGPVGAGAEPTEHGGRPRTGHESSGLPSFLSADALLAFDWRFTLGDRQISRDELDRLAEAGRPLVRLRDEWVLIDPEEVRGAREFEDHRLTPVDALAAALTGSADVGGRRVEVTATGALERLRAGLADPEAPAGPAALRPDIAQPAALAATLRDYQLRGLNWLHRMTSLGLGACLADDMGLGKTITLIALHLHRQTDPSAAGPALVVCPASLMGNWQREIERFAPGTPVRRFHGTSRSLDGLAPDEVVLTTYGTMRLDAERLADTDWGLLVTDEAQHIKNPYAATARRLRTIGSRARVALSGTPVENNLSELWAILDWTTPGLLGRLGTFRRRYAQAVEGGTDPAAAARLSALVRPFLLRRRKSDPGIAPELPPKTETDRAVSLTAEQAGLYEAVVREALAAVAGAEGIERRGLVVKLLTALKQICNHPAQYLKEDVPGAAGRSGKLELLDELLDTILAEGAGVLVFTQYVQMARLLRTHLAGRGVPTQFLHGGTPVAEREAMVDRFQRGEVPVFLLSLKAAGTGLNLTRAEHVVHYDRWWNPAVEAQATDRAYRIGQDRPVQVHRLIAEGTVEDRIARMLERKRELADAVLGSGEAAVTELTDAELAELVELRGSGR from the coding sequence GTGCACAGGCACCCTTCGGCACCACCGCCCCCGCCCGTCGCCACCCCCCTCGCGCCCACGGCCGTCGAGGCCCTCGCCGCCCTCCCCTCGCTCTTCCTCCCCGGTGACCCGGCACGCACCGGACGCATCGCCTTCCTGCTCCCCGGCGACACCCCCGGCGCTTCCGGCGCCCGCGGGCCCGGTCCGGACGGAGTGCCCGCCGGCCCGGTGGAACGGCTGACGGTGGTCACCGGCGACGGCCTCGCGACCGCCGAGGCGGACGCGCTCCTGCTGTCCGTCGCCGACGCCCTGCCGGTGCTGACCCGCGCACGCGTCTGCCCCGGGGCCTCCCCGGCATCGGCGTTCTGGGGCGCCGCCGCCGTCCTCGCGCTGCAACTGGCCGCCCGTGGACTTCTGCTGCCCGGCCTCAGCGGCGCGGAGCGGGACGCCTGGCGGATGGGCCCGCTCGCTCCCGAGGACCTCGGCCGGCTGCGGCGGCTCGCCGCCTCCATGCCGCCGTCCGCCCACGCCGTACCGCTGGACGCGGACGCGGAACCGCTCCTGATGCCCGAACCGGAGCGGCTGCTGCGGGACTTCGCCGACGCGGTGGCCGACGCCCTGCCGCGTTCCCCCGCCGCCCCGGCGGCCGCGGGCTCTCCCGCGTACGCCGCCGCCGAGCCGCAGCACGTGCCCGGCCACCGCGACTGGGCGGCCGACATCGCCGCCGGTCACGACGCCGGTGTCCGCCTGTCGCTGCGGATCGAGGTCCGCGGAATCGACGCCGCCGGCACCGCCGAAGGTACCGGCACCGGCACCGCCGAAGGCGCCGGAGACACGAGCACGGGCACCGGCACCACCGGCGACACGGTCCCCTCCTTCCGCGCCGTGGTGCAGGTCCACAGCGTCGCCGACGCGGCGGTCGTCGCGGACGCGGCCGACCTCTGGTCGGGCACCGGAGCCGCGGCCGCCGCCTTCGGCCCCCGGGCACGGCTGGACGCGCTCCTGGCACTGCGCCGGGGCGCGCACGCCTGGCCGCCCCTCGCGCCCCTGCTGCACGCCGCCGTGCCCGACGCCGTCGAACTGGCCGACGAGGAGGTCGCCGACCTGCTGCGCGGCGCGGCGAAGGCACTCGCCGCCGCCGGCCTCCAGGTGCACTGGCCGCGCCACCTCGCCCGCGGTCTCACCGCGCACGCCGTGGTCGGCGGCCCGGTCGGGGCCGGTGCCGAACCGACGGAGCACGGAGGCCGGCCGCGGACCGGCCACGAGTCCTCGGGCCTGCCGTCGTTCCTCTCGGCGGACGCCCTGCTCGCGTTCGACTGGCGCTTCACCCTCGGCGACCGGCAGATCTCCCGCGACGAGCTGGACCGCCTGGCGGAGGCGGGACGTCCGCTCGTGCGGCTGCGGGACGAGTGGGTCCTGATCGACCCCGAGGAGGTGCGCGGCGCACGGGAGTTCGAGGACCACCGGCTCACCCCCGTGGACGCCCTCGCCGCGGCGCTCACCGGCTCCGCCGACGTGGGCGGACGGCGCGTCGAGGTCACGGCGACGGGGGCGCTGGAACGCCTGCGCGCCGGCCTCGCCGACCCGGAGGCCCCGGCGGGCCCCGCGGCGCTCCGTCCGGACATCGCGCAGCCCGCGGCACTCGCCGCCACCCTGCGCGACTACCAGCTGCGCGGTCTGAACTGGCTGCACCGTATGACCTCGCTCGGCCTCGGCGCCTGCCTCGCCGACGACATGGGCCTGGGAAAGACCATCACCCTGATCGCCCTCCATCTGCACCGCCAGACGGATCCGTCGGCCGCCGGTCCGGCGCTCGTGGTCTGCCCCGCGTCGCTGATGGGCAACTGGCAGCGCGAGATCGAGCGGTTCGCGCCCGGCACCCCGGTGCGGCGCTTCCACGGCACGTCCCGTTCCCTCGACGGCCTCGCGCCGGACGAGGTGGTGCTGACCACCTACGGCACGATGCGGCTGGACGCCGAACGACTGGCGGACACCGACTGGGGACTGCTCGTCACCGACGAGGCGCAGCACATCAAGAACCCCTACGCGGCCACCGCCCGCCGCCTGCGCACGATCGGCAGCAGGGCCCGCGTCGCCCTCAGCGGCACCCCGGTCGAGAACAACCTCTCCGAGCTGTGGGCCATCCTGGACTGGACGACGCCCGGCCTGCTGGGCCGTCTCGGGACCTTCCGCCGGCGCTACGCCCAGGCCGTCGAGGGCGGCACCGACCCGGCGGCGGCCGCACGGCTGTCGGCGCTGGTCCGCCCCTTCCTGCTGCGCCGCCGGAAGTCGGACCCGGGCATCGCCCCCGAACTGCCGCCCAAGACGGAGACCGACCGCGCCGTGTCGCTGACGGCCGAACAGGCCGGACTGTACGAGGCGGTGGTGCGGGAGGCGCTGGCCGCCGTGGCCGGCGCCGAGGGGATCGAGCGCCGCGGGCTCGTCGTCAAACTGCTCACCGCCCTGAAGCAGATCTGCAACCACCCCGCGCAGTACCTGAAGGAGGACGTCCCCGGCGCAGCCGGCCGGTCCGGAAAGCTCGAACTCCTCGACGAACTGCTGGACACGATCCTCGCGGAGGGCGCGGGCGTCCTCGTGTTCACCCAGTACGTGCAGATGGCGCGGCTGCTGCGGACACATCTGGCGGGCCGGGGCGTGCCGACGCAGTTCCTGCACGGCGGCACCCCGGTCGCCGAACGGGAGGCGATGGTGGACCGCTTCCAGCGCGGTGAGGTGCCGGTCTTCCTGCTGTCGCTGAAGGCCGCGGGCACCGGTCTGAACCTCACCCGGGCCGAACACGTCGTCCACTACGACCGCTGGTGGAACCCGGCCGTCGAGGCGCAGGCCACCGACCGCGCCTACCGGATCGGGCAGGACCGGCCGGTTCAGGTGCACCGGCTCATCGCGGAGGGCACCGTCGAGGACCGGATCGCCCGGATGCTCGAACGCAAGCGGGAACTGGCCGACGCGGTGCTGGGGTCGGGCGAGGCCGCTGTGACGGAACTGACCGACGCCGAGCTGGCGGAGCTCGTGGAACTGCGAGGAAGCGGACGATGA
- a CDS encoding class I SAM-dependent methyltransferase has protein sequence MADDRTRVQEFFGARAADWDSRFPDDGPAYAAAVGLIGLRGGDRVLDAGCGTGRAMEPLRAAVGADGVVIGMDLTPAMLDAARAAGRGGSGALVQGDVARLPLRSGALDAVFAAGLIAHLPHPAADLRELARAVRPGGTLALFHPIGRAALAARHGRTLGADDLRAEPNLRPLLASSGWRTLSYTDRDDRFLVLAERLDD, from the coding sequence ATGGCCGACGACCGCACCCGTGTACAGGAATTCTTCGGAGCCCGCGCCGCGGACTGGGACAGCAGGTTCCCCGACGACGGCCCCGCCTACGCGGCGGCCGTCGGCCTGATCGGGCTGCGCGGCGGTGATCGGGTCCTGGACGCCGGGTGCGGGACGGGGCGGGCGATGGAACCGCTGCGGGCGGCCGTCGGCGCGGACGGCGTGGTCATCGGCATGGATCTGACGCCCGCCATGCTCGACGCCGCGCGTGCCGCCGGACGCGGCGGCAGCGGCGCGCTCGTGCAGGGGGACGTGGCCCGTCTTCCACTGCGCTCGGGCGCCCTCGACGCGGTGTTCGCGGCGGGGCTGATCGCCCACCTTCCGCACCCGGCGGCGGATCTGCGGGAGTTGGCCCGGGCCGTGCGGCCCGGCGGGACGCTCGCGCTGTTCCACCCCATCGGCCGGGCCGCGCTCGCCGCCCGGCACGGACGGACCCTCGGCGCCGACGACCTGAGGGCGGAGCCCAACCTCCGCCCGCTGCTGGCGTCGTCGGGGTGGCGAACGCTCTCGTACACGGACCGCGACGACCGCTTCCTGGTGCTGGCCGAGCGCCTGGACGACTGA
- a CDS encoding MHYT domain-containing protein — translation MGHLDHAAFGVLTPALSYLMAVIGAALGLRCTVRALAATGRSRRNWLLTAASAIGTGIWTMHFVAMLGFAVRGTDIRYDVPLTILSLLVAMLVVGAGVFCVGYGKDRRRALLVGGVSTGVGVASMHYLGMAALRLHGDVDYDPVLVALSVVIAVVAATAALWAALNIRSPVAVAVASLVMGAAVSSMHYTGMLAVRVDVASSAGALPGASTMQFIFPLAVGLGSYLFVTAAFVALSPTAGERAAYETAGYPAHEPGTPPTVARTPAAAP, via the coding sequence ATGGGACACCTGGACCACGCCGCGTTCGGCGTGCTGACACCCGCGCTCTCCTACCTGATGGCGGTCATCGGAGCCGCCCTCGGGCTCCGCTGCACCGTGCGCGCGCTCGCCGCCACCGGCCGATCCCGCCGGAACTGGCTGCTGACCGCCGCGTCCGCGATCGGCACCGGCATCTGGACGATGCACTTCGTCGCCATGCTCGGCTTCGCCGTCCGCGGCACCGACATCCGCTACGACGTTCCGCTGACCATCCTCAGTCTCCTGGTGGCGATGCTCGTGGTCGGCGCCGGCGTCTTCTGCGTCGGCTACGGCAAGGACCGGCGGCGTGCCCTGCTGGTCGGCGGGGTCTCCACCGGAGTCGGCGTCGCCAGCATGCACTACCTGGGCATGGCGGCCCTGCGTCTGCACGGCGACGTGGACTACGACCCGGTGCTCGTCGCCCTGTCGGTGGTGATCGCCGTGGTCGCCGCCACCGCCGCGCTGTGGGCGGCCCTCAACATCAGGTCGCCCGTGGCCGTGGCCGTGGCCTCGCTGGTCATGGGCGCGGCGGTGAGCAGCATGCACTACACCGGGATGCTGGCCGTCCGCGTCGACGTGGCGTCGTCCGCGGGCGCACTTCCGGGGGCGAGCACCATGCAGTTCATCTTCCCGCTCGCGGTCGGCCTCGGTTCCTACCTCTTCGTGACCGCCGCCTTCGTCGCGCTGTCGCCGACGGCCGGCGAACGCGCGGCGTACGAGACCGCGGGCTACCCGGCTCACGAGCCGGGCACCCCACCGACCGTGGCGCGCACGCCCGCCGCGGCCCCCTGA